The following coding sequences are from one uncultured Cohaesibacter sp. window:
- the mntR gene encoding manganese-binding transcriptional regulator MntR, with product MPVMVPTQAKKKKMAENSNRPSKQSVRFVRAREAQACAVMEDYVEMIGDLIRDFGEARTADIAERMGVAHPTATKAIARLKRDGLAVSRPYRGVFLTDEGEALANRVRARHRSVVELLIAVGVPRETAEIDAEGLEHHVSERTLEAFNKFLEEQGH from the coding sequence ATGCCGGTCATGGTGCCAACACAAGCAAAGAAGAAGAAAATGGCAGAAAACTCCAATCGACCATCCAAACAAAGCGTGCGTTTCGTTCGGGCACGAGAAGCGCAGGCATGCGCGGTGATGGAAGATTATGTGGAAATGATCGGAGATCTTATCAGGGATTTTGGAGAAGCCCGAACGGCAGATATAGCGGAGCGCATGGGCGTGGCTCATCCAACTGCGACCAAAGCAATTGCTCGTTTAAAGCGGGACGGCTTGGCCGTCTCTCGTCCTTACAGGGGCGTGTTTCTTACCGATGAAGGCGAAGCCCTGGCCAACCGCGTTCGCGCCCGTCATCGCTCTGTTGTCGAGCTCTTGATTGCGGTTGGGGTGCCAAGAGAGACCGCCGAGATTGATGCCGAAGGACTGGAGCACCACGTCTCCGAACGTACGCTTGAAGCATTCAACAAGTTTTTGGAAGAGCAGGGGCACTGA
- a CDS encoding Nramp family divalent metal transporter — protein sequence MFATEQTRIKMSAVLSGQSRGWRSKLLFAGPAIIASVAYMDPGNYATNIQAGAGYGYGLLWVVLLANLIAMLFQALSARLGIVTGKNLAELCRDNFSTPVVWIMWAVSEIAAMATDLAEFLGGAIGLALLFDMPLMAGMGVTAIVTYGILLFENKGFRPMELIIGAMVSVIGLCYLAEVLVSPIAWGEAATGIVTPELADAAALTIAVGIIGATVMPHAIYLHSGLTQSRAVIRTESERRKVLKYSNWEVVIALAVAGMVNMAMVMMAASAFHNGHSEVAEIETAYHTLTPLLGVFAAGAFLVSLIASGISSSVVGTMAGQMIMQGFLHFRIPVWLRRLITMIPAFAVVAMGANATQALVISQVILSISLPVPMIALIIFTSRRDIMGEYATGKAVRTLAAIGATAVLVLNFVLLADTFGIPVPFLAS from the coding sequence ATGTTTGCCACCGAACAAACTCGTATAAAGATGAGTGCAGTTCTATCCGGCCAGAGCCGAGGATGGAGAAGCAAACTGCTATTTGCCGGCCCTGCGATCATCGCATCGGTCGCATATATGGATCCGGGCAACTATGCGACAAACATTCAGGCTGGCGCAGGATATGGTTATGGATTGCTTTGGGTTGTTTTGCTGGCGAACCTGATTGCCATGCTGTTTCAGGCCCTGTCGGCACGGCTTGGTATTGTGACGGGAAAAAATCTGGCCGAGCTCTGCCGTGATAATTTCTCGACGCCTGTAGTCTGGATCATGTGGGCTGTCAGCGAGATCGCCGCAATGGCTACGGATCTGGCAGAATTTCTCGGTGGAGCAATCGGTCTGGCCCTGTTGTTCGACATGCCTTTGATGGCGGGTATGGGCGTTACCGCGATCGTCACCTACGGCATCCTGCTGTTCGAGAATAAAGGCTTCCGTCCGATGGAACTGATCATCGGTGCCATGGTGAGTGTTATTGGCCTTTGTTATCTTGCAGAAGTTCTGGTCTCTCCTATCGCCTGGGGCGAAGCTGCTACGGGCATTGTCACGCCTGAACTGGCCGATGCCGCAGCGTTGACCATCGCAGTGGGCATTATTGGTGCCACCGTAATGCCTCATGCCATTTATCTGCACTCTGGCCTGACGCAATCCCGTGCGGTTATTCGCACTGAAAGTGAACGCCGCAAAGTTCTTAAATATTCCAATTGGGAAGTGGTTATTGCGCTTGCTGTTGCTGGTATGGTCAACATGGCCATGGTCATGATGGCTGCCAGCGCCTTCCACAATGGACACAGCGAAGTGGCCGAGATCGAAACCGCTTACCACACTTTGACGCCATTGCTCGGCGTGTTCGCAGCCGGAGCGTTTCTGGTATCGCTCATTGCATCGGGCATTTCCAGCTCGGTTGTGGGAACGATGGCCGGGCAGATGATCATGCAGGGCTTCCTGCACTTCAGAATTCCAGTCTGGCTGAGACGTTTGATCACCATGATCCCGGCTTTTGCCGTGGTCGCAATGGGCGCAAACGCCACGCAAGCTCTGGTGATCAGTCAGGTTATTCTGAGTATTTCCCTGCCAGTACCAATGATTGCGCTGATCATTTTCACCTCTCGCCGCGACATCATGGGCGAATATGCAACGGGTAAAGCTGTCCGGACGCTAGCTGCCATCGGAGCAACGGCGGTATTGGTTCTCAACTTCGTCTTGCTTGCTGACACCTTCGGTATTCCGGTGCCTTTCCTGGCAAGCTAG
- a CDS encoding Lrp/AsnC family transcriptional regulator, translated as MATLDKIDRNILRLLQKDGRLTNAELAERVNVSPATCHRRTQRLFDEGYIEGVRARINPEQVGLGTLVVVGVVLDRSTPESFAAFEQAITTMPFVLDCNLVAGDFDYLLKIRVRDIADFSALLGAQLIALPGVRQTRTFFVMKEVKNNEPLPF; from the coding sequence ATGGCAACTCTAGACAAAATCGACCGCAATATCTTGCGATTGCTGCAAAAAGATGGCCGCTTGACCAACGCTGAACTGGCAGAGCGCGTCAATGTGAGCCCTGCAACCTGTCACAGGCGCACGCAACGCCTGTTTGACGAAGGCTATATCGAAGGAGTTCGCGCCAGAATCAATCCCGAGCAAGTTGGCTTGGGCACTCTGGTTGTTGTTGGTGTGGTGCTGGATCGGTCTACGCCGGAAAGCTTTGCAGCTTTCGAGCAAGCCATCACGACAATGCCGTTTGTGCTCGATTGCAATCTGGTGGCCGGAGACTTTGACTATCTCCTGAAAATCCGCGTGCGGGATATCGCTGACTTCAGTGCCCTGTTGGGTGCGCAGTTGATCGCCTTGCCCGGGGTGCGCCAGACACGAACCTTTTTTGTTATGAAGGAAGTCAAAAACAACGAGCCGCTACCTTTTTAA
- a CDS encoding 1-aminocyclopropane-1-carboxylate deaminase — protein sequence MLEKFERYPLTFGPTPIEKLPRLSEALGGKVEIYAKREDCNSGLAMGGNKLRKLEYIIPDAIASGADTLVSIGGVQSNHTRMVAAAAAKIGMKCVVVQEKWVPHYDAVYDRIGNILMTRLMGADSRLVDDGFDIGIRQSWENAIQSVRDAGGVPYAIPAGASVHKYGALGYVGFAEEVAQQEEELGFKFDYIVVCVVTGSTQGGMIVGFAAQDRADRVIGIDASATPQQTRAQVRSIVDNTAELLELGRPVREDEIVILEDYAYPAYGVPSEETNEAIRLAARTEAMMTDPVYEGKSMQGLIDLTKKGYFPEGSKILYAHLGGAPALNGYSYYYKDG from the coding sequence GTGCTCGAAAAATTTGAACGCTACCCCCTGACCTTCGGTCCAACGCCAATTGAAAAACTGCCCCGTCTCAGCGAAGCTCTTGGTGGCAAGGTAGAGATTTACGCAAAGCGCGAAGATTGTAACTCCGGCCTTGCCATGGGCGGCAACAAGCTGCGCAAGCTGGAATATATCATTCCTGACGCAATCGCTTCAGGTGCAGACACCTTGGTCTCCATCGGCGGCGTGCAGTCCAATCACACCCGCATGGTTGCCGCAGCGGCAGCCAAAATCGGCATGAAATGCGTTGTGGTGCAGGAAAAGTGGGTGCCTCATTATGACGCTGTCTATGATCGGATCGGCAACATTCTGATGACCCGCCTGATGGGTGCCGACAGCCGCCTTGTCGATGACGGTTTTGATATTGGCATCCGCCAAAGCTGGGAAAATGCCATCCAGTCCGTCAGGGACGCGGGCGGTGTGCCTTACGCTATTCCTGCGGGGGCCTCGGTGCACAAATACGGCGCGTTGGGATATGTCGGATTTGCCGAAGAAGTGGCACAGCAGGAAGAAGAGTTGGGCTTCAAATTCGACTATATCGTTGTTTGTGTTGTTACCGGCTCCACGCAAGGCGGCATGATCGTTGGCTTTGCTGCGCAGGATCGGGCGGATCGGGTGATCGGTATCGACGCGTCTGCGACCCCTCAGCAGACCCGCGCCCAAGTCCGCTCCATCGTAGACAACACCGCTGAATTGCTTGAGCTGGGCCGTCCAGTTCGCGAGGACGAAATCGTCATTCTGGAAGACTATGCCTATCCGGCCTATGGCGTTCCTTCCGAAGAGACCAACGAGGCCATTCGCCTTGCCGCCCGCACCGAGGCCATGATGACCGATCCGGTTTATGAAGGCAAAAGCATGCAGGGTCTTATTGATCTGACCAAGAAGGGCTACTTCCCTGAAGGCTCCAAGATACTCTACGCCCATTTGGGCGGCGCTCCTGCACTGAACGGCTACAGCTATTATTACAAGGACGGCTAG
- a CDS encoding DUF2161 family putative PD-(D/E)XK-type phosphodiesterase, producing MASAAIKETDLYAPIKLFLEQQGYEVKGEVGAADIVASRGDDDPVIVELKVGFSLTLFHQAVARQSITDAVYIGIPHSSSRQFQKSLKNNIALCRRLGLGLITVRLKDGFVTPHLDPAAYKPRQVKPRKSRLLREFSRRVGDPNAGGSARRKALVTAYRQDALKCLKFLSGNGPTKAALVARSTDVETARRILSDDHYGWFERVSLGIYQITPKGAEALEDYCEELSKLDFGQS from the coding sequence ATGGCCTCTGCCGCCATAAAAGAGACCGACCTTTATGCTCCTATCAAGCTCTTTCTTGAGCAACAGGGCTATGAGGTGAAGGGCGAAGTGGGCGCGGCGGATATCGTAGCGAGCAGAGGAGATGACGATCCGGTTATCGTCGAACTGAAGGTCGGCTTTTCGCTCACGCTGTTTCATCAGGCTGTGGCACGGCAAAGCATAACCGATGCGGTTTACATTGGCATACCCCACAGCAGCAGTCGCCAGTTTCAGAAGTCCCTAAAGAACAATATCGCCCTCTGCCGCCGACTTGGCCTCGGGCTCATAACAGTACGGCTCAAGGATGGCTTTGTTACGCCGCATCTGGACCCGGCTGCCTATAAGCCGCGGCAGGTAAAGCCACGCAAGAGCCGCCTGCTCCGCGAGTTTTCCCGTCGGGTGGGCGACCCGAATGCCGGAGGCTCGGCACGGCGCAAGGCACTCGTCACCGCCTATCGACAAGACGCTTTGAAGTGTCTGAAGTTTCTCTCGGGAAATGGGCCGACCAAGGCGGCTCTTGTTGCACGCTCTACCGATGTTGAAACCGCGCGCCGGATTCTTTCAGATGATCATTATGGCTGGTTCGAGCGTGTGTCCCTTGGCATCTATCAGATCACACCAAAAGGCGCCGAGGCGCTTGAAGACTATTGCGAAGAGCTCTCCAAGCTTGATTTCGGACAGTCGTAA
- a CDS encoding NifB/NifX family molybdenum-iron cluster-binding protein yields the protein MKIAVSSQNFRTVTGHAGRCRRFLVYSVGENQEPVEIERIDLPKDMSMHDIGDTGAAHPLDNVDVLLSASFGASFAVRMEARSVMTSVTEQTDPLEAVKEFLAKGQNLADLCGGNPDRDHSGDHNCHHSH from the coding sequence ATGAAAATCGCTGTATCCTCTCAAAACTTTCGCACTGTAACCGGTCATGCAGGGCGTTGCCGCCGTTTTCTTGTCTATTCAGTAGGCGAGAATCAGGAGCCGGTTGAAATCGAACGCATCGACCTGCCTAAAGATATGAGCATGCACGATATCGGCGATACTGGTGCTGCCCACCCGCTCGACAATGTCGACGTACTGCTTTCCGCTTCATTCGGCGCCAGCTTTGCCGTTCGAATGGAAGCCCGCTCCGTGATGACCAGCGTCACCGAGCAAACGGATCCTCTTGAAGCTGTGAAGGAATTCCTCGCCAAGGGCCAGAATTTGGCAGATCTTTGTGGCGGCAACCCGGATCGCGATCATAGCGGCGACCACAATTGCCATCATAGTCACTGA